A genome region from Bemisia tabaci chromosome 3, PGI_BMITA_v3 includes the following:
- the Gdi gene encoding rab GDP dissociation inhibitor alpha, producing MDEEYDAIVLGTGLKECILSGMLSVSGKKVLHIDRNKYYGGESASLTPLSELFTKFGAPAPDESTYGRGRDWNVDLIPKFLMANGQLVKLLIHTGVTRYLEFKCVEGSYVYKGGKISKVPVDQKEALASDLMGMFEKRRFRNFLLFVQDLKEDDPRTWKDLDINSTTTLQLYEKFGLDKNTQDFTGHALAFYRDDAYLDDLAIKTIRRIKLYSDSLARYGKSPYLYPMYGLGELPQGFARLSAIYGGTYMLDKPVDEIVLENGKVVGVRSGSEVARCKQVYCDPSYVPERVKKVGQVIRCICLLNHPVANTKNALSTQIIIPQKQVNRRSDIYISVVSYTHQVAAEGWFIAMVSTTVETADPSKEIQPALDLLGAVHQKFIHVSDYFEPTDNGTESQIFISSSYDATTHFETTCMDVVDIFKRGTGEDFDFSKVKADLGQEEQ from the exons ATGGATGAAGAATACGACGCGATCGTCCTGGGCACCGGGCTCAAGGAGTGTATTCTCAGTGGAATGCTCTCCGTCTCCGGCAAGAAAGTCCTACACATCGATAGAAATAAGTACTATGGTGGAGAGTCAGCATCTCTGACTCCATTGAGTGAGCTTTTCACCAAATTCGGAGCCCCTGCCCCAGATGAATCCACCTACGGTCGAGGCAGAGACTGGAATGTCGACCTCATCCCAAAGTTCCTCATGGCTAATGGACAGTTAGTGAAACTACTCATCCACACTGGAGTGACCCGCTATCTAGAGTTTAAGTGCGTCGAAGGTAGTTACGTATACAAAGGCGGCAAGATATCCAAAGTACCTGTCGATCAAAAGGAGGCTCTTGCGTCAGACCTCATGGGTATGTTTGAAAAGAGGAGGTTCCGAAATTTCTTGCTCTTTGTTCAAGACTTGAAAGAAGATGATCCTCGCACATGGAAAGACCTAGACATTAACTCAACAACAACACTCCAACTTTACGAGAAGTTTGGTCTTGATAAGAATACACAGGACTTCACTGGCCACGCTTTAGCTTTCTACAGAGACGATGCTTATCTTGATGACCTTGCAATCAAAACCATAAGGCGTATCAAGCTCTACAGTGACTCTCTTGCCCGATACGGAAAGTCACCGTACCTTTATCCCATGTACGGCTTAGGTGAGCTCCCGCAAGGTTTTGCCAGGTTGAGTGCAATTTATGGTGGCACGTACATGTTGGACAAGCCTGTTGATGAAATTGTCCTGGAGAATGGAAAAGTGGTTGGCGTCAGGTCAGGAAGCGAAGTTGCTCGTTGCAAGCAGGTCTACTGTGACCCATCTTATGTTCCAGAAAGAGTCAAGAAGGTTGGGCAAGTTATCCGGTGTATCTGTCTTCTAAACCATCCTGTTGCAAACACGAAAAACGCTCTTTCAACCCAAATAATCATTCCTCAAAAACAG GTGAACCGCCGTTCAGACATTTACATCTCTGTGGTGAGTTACACGCACCAAGTTGCTGCTGAAGGATGGTTCATTGCGATGGTCTCAACCACTGTCGAAACAGCAGACCCTTCGAAGGAGATCCAACCAGCGCTTGACCTTTTGGGGGCTGTTCACCAAAAGTTCATCCATGTATCTGACTACTTTGAGCCCACGGATAATGGTACTGAGTCGCAGATTTTCATATCATCATCATATGATGCCACAACCCACTTTGAGACTACTTGCATGGATGTTGTGGATATCTTCAAGCGAGGAACCGGCGAGGACTTTGACTTCTCTAAAGTAAAGGCAGATCTCGGCCAAGAAGAGCAGTAA
- the LOC109040294 gene encoding uncharacterized protein, whose amino-acid sequence MLASFLGCSLKSMRRVPLIRKLYFIGASIILLTWLFVRYTQETFTETCHHTEAFQDNLHSLASRVHNVLAALKLTHFLCYGSLWGQIRLSRSLPWESNVEFCVFNEELITKDEVYLQRVFKQHQLLLSYDSSEGLYSIMDPKIGGALVELVVFEENPQIGMMRRIGWKRRLLPPDCEAMSALDCFPTYLVSSPLPSREFGGYDLPVPREGIEIQKYHFPQNWWKEVLPKNC is encoded by the exons ATGCTCGCCTCATTTCTGGGATGTTCTCTGAAAAGTATGAGGAGAGTCCCGCTCATCCGCAAACTGTACTTTATAGGTGCCTCTATCATTCTACTGACTTGGCTGTTTGTTCGGTACACGCAGGAGACCTTCACTGAAACGTGTCACCACACAGAAGCTTTTCAAGATAATCTGCACAGTTTAGCTTCCAG GGTGCACAACGTCCTAGCAGCACTAAAACTTACCCACTTCCTCTGCTACGGATCTCTGTGGGGCCAAATACGGCTCTCTCGTTCGCTTCCCTGGGAGTCAAACGTTGAGTTCTGTGTCTTCAATGAAGAGTTGATCACAAAGGATGAAGTTTATTTGCAGAGAGTCTTCAAGCAACACCAACTGCTACTCTCTTATGACTCAAGTGAAGGACTTTATTCCATCATGGATCCCAAAATTGGAGGAGCTCTTGTGGAACTAGTTGTCTTTGAAGAAAATCCCCAG ATTGGAATGATGAGGCGAATAGGCTGGAAACGGCGCCTGCTCCCACCAGATTGTGAGGCAATGTCAGCACTCGACTGTTTTCCAACATATCTAGTCTCGTCTCCACTTCCATCAAGAGAATTTGGAGGATATGACTTACCTGTGCCAAGGGAGGGTATTGAAATTCAGAAATACCATTTTCCGCAAAACTGGTGGAAAGAAGTGCTTCCCAAGAACTGCTGA